From Drosophila suzukii chromosome 2R, CBGP_Dsuzu_IsoJpt1.0, whole genome shotgun sequence, a single genomic window includes:
- the LOC139352497 gene encoding putative gustatory receptor 59d produces the protein MLTVYVLNVHEIVKTWELPNCLQEYVLIVLSVFRITCIFLTLASRWWNREEFMQVCDAFRRQYSPEILPHCRKRILNKIFCATTVDTVHIVITTLMMRKQLTLNMALGTWGLFSTTVIVHVIVMQYFVAMASIRGRYILLNKELQALISETRSLNPNRIGVFITSCCSLADRFEKIAKSQSDLQAFIDRLTRVYEVQVASMIIAYYIHLVANLYFVLSLIKHNFKSMISPEFAMLIYTTLIVLYFVDFSMNASNIVDLLDTHDEMVQLLGQRTLFQPGLDQRSMASL, from the exons ATGCTGACTGTCTATGTGTTGAACGTACATGAAATAGTGAAAACTTGGGAGTTGCCGAATTGTCTTCAGGAATACGTGCTAATAGTTCTATCAGTGTTTCGCATAACGTGCATTTTCTTGACTTTAGCCAGTCGATGGTGGAATCGTGAGGAATTTATGCAGGTCTGCGACGCGTTCCGTCGTCAGTACAGTCCGGAGATACTTCCACACTGCCGGAAAAGGATCCTTAACAAGATATTCTGCGCCACAACGGTGGATACTGTGCATATTGTGATCACTACGCTTATGATGCGGAAGCAGCTAACTTTGAACATGGCCCTTGGTACTTGGGGCCTCTTTAGCACGACAGTCATTGTACATGTGATCGTTATGCAGTACTTTGTGGCCATGGCGAGTATTCGGGGGCGATATATCCTCCTGAACAAAGAGTTGCAAGCGCTTATATCAGAAACTCGATCCCTGAATCCCAACCGTATTGGGGTTTTTATAACCTCATGCTGCAGCCTTGCCGATCGCTTCGAGAAAATAGCTAAATCCCAATCTGACTTACAAGCGTTCATCGATCGTTTGACTAGAGTCTACGAAGTTCAGGTTGCCTCCATGATCATCGCCTACTATATACATCTGGTGGCGAACTTATATTTCGTATTAAGCTTAATTAAACACAATTTTAAATCAATGATCTCCCCCGAGTTCGCAATGTTAATTTACACTACTCTTATTGTACTTTACTTCGTCGATTTCTCGATGAACGCCTCCAATATAGTTGACCTGCTGGATACCCACGACGAGATGGTCCAACTTCTAGGTCAGCGGACATTATTTCAACCAGGTTTGGATCAGAG ATCGATGGCTTCACTCTGA
- the LOC108008233 gene encoding uncharacterized protein, with the protein MLVATLQPGFVTEGVPPLLDCRTPPNPRRCDEEYLLIILALSISTQLLLMLYVGFAVLQPSSLRKRQLNEGQRRTFASFIFRRLLRQLDEAFCGQDCLKIPDEQRLGSCLRSNEKVSLAIQLFRRDALKVLQPGQDLSSDLASDVYYVLDEEEQELDFNGYGCSHTKVEVTEELLMHLLYPERIDPDA; encoded by the coding sequence ATGTTGGTGGCCACCTTGCAGCCCGGTTTCGTGACAGAGGGCGTGCCTCCGTTATTGGACTGCCGAACACCACCGAATCCCAGGCGCTGCGATGAGGAGTACCTTCTTATTATCCTGGCCCTGTCCATCTCCACCCAGCTGCTCCTGATGCTCTATGTGGGATTCGCCGTCTTGCAGCCTAGTTCCTTGCGAAAGAGACAGTTGAACGAGGGGCAGCGAAGGACCTTTGCTTCCTTCATCTTCCGAAGGTTGCTCCGCCAGCTGGATGAGGCTTTCTGTGGGCAGGACTGCCTCAAAATTCCCGACGAGCAGCGGTTGGGATCCTGCTTAAGGTCCAATGAAAAGGTTTCTCTGGCCATTCAACTGTTCCGACGTGATGCTCTCAAGGTCCTCCAGCCAGGACAGGATCTTTCATCGGACTTGGCCAGCGATGTGTACTATGTGCTGgacgaggaggagcaggaacTGGATTTCAATGGCTATGGATGCTCACACACCAAGGTAGAGGTCACCGAGGAGCTATTGATGCACTTGTTATACCCGGAACGAATTGACCCCGATGCATAG